The genomic region GAGCACGTGTTTGACGTACACGGGGTCAGAGGTTCAAGTCCTCTACCGCCCACCACCCCAAGAGCCCCGGGCCGCAAGGCTTCGGGGCTTTCTTCGACTCGACGTCCGGCGAAGAGACCGGGGCGTCGCTCAGACCGTACTTCCTTTCGAGGGTTCGGGACAGGGTTCGGGATGCGGTAGACACGCTGGCGTCGATCCGCCGCGCGGGGATCTCGCGGCTCCGGACGGCCTGCCTCGGCACCGGGGTAGGAGTCCGCGGAGGTCCCCGGTCTGAGGAAGCCGCTGCCGCATCGCCGGCAAGCCATCGGGAAGACGGCGGACGGTATGCATCCTTCCAGCTCTTCCATAAAGACGGAACTCGTCCCACTTCCTACACTTGCCCATGGGTCGGCCTTCCGGCCCCGGACGAGGGGCGACCCGACTCCCGCCTGGAAAGAGGTGCTGCCTTTGAAGCGAAGCGAACATGGCCTCGCCACCCGCAAGGGGGGTTTCCTCCGGCGTGTGCTCGTTCCCGTCGCCCTCGCCGGCTTGGCGGTCGCCTGGGCCCTGCCCGCCCGGCCGGCGCAGGCGACGAGCGTCTACACGGTCCAGCCCGGGGATTCGCTCTACGCGATCGGTCAGGCCCACGGCGTGGACTACCGCGCCATCGTGACGGCCAACGAGCTGACTTCCAGCTGGATCTACCCGGGTCAGCGGCTCTTCCTGCCGAGCCCGGGCCAACCGTACACGGTCCAGCCGGGGGACACGCTCTGGAAGATCGCCCAGCGGTTCGGGGTGGGCGTGGCCGCCATACGCTCGGCCAACGGCCTTCAGAGCGACTGGATCTACCCGGGACAGGTCTTCTCGATCCCGACCTCCACGGACCCCGGCGGCGGCGCACGGCCGCCCGCCCCGGTCCCGCGTCCCGTGGTCCGGCTGGCCCCGGGTGAAAGGGATCTGCTGGCGCGCCTGGTCACCGCCGAGGCGGGCGGTGAGCCCTTCCTGGCCCAGGTCGGCGTGGCGGCCGTGGTCCTCAACCGGGTACGCAGCCCCCTCTTCCCCGACACCGTGAGCGGCGTGATCTACCAGGTGGACGCCTGGGGCAACTACCAGTTCACCCCCGTCCTGAACGGGTGGATCAACCGCCCGGCCACTCCCAGCGCCTACCAGGCGGTGGACGAGGCGCTCTCCGGCAGCGACCCCACCGGCGGCGCACTCTACTTCTGGGCGACCGGCGAGATCAGCAACACGTATCTTTTGGGCCTGCCGGTGACGGCGCAGATCGGGCACGTCACCTTCGCCCTCTGACGCGCGGGCCCGCACCGGGTTCGTCCCGGCAGACGGTTCCATGGCCAGGAGGGGCGGCTCCCGGGGGGCCGCCCCTCCTGGCCCGGCCGCCCGTGGGGGAAGCGCCGGTGCCGGCAGCCGATCGCCCCCTGGACGGAGCCGGCCGGCAGGTGCAAGATGGCAGACTGGCAGGAAGCTCTCCAGGCGGGCCGTGCAGGCGACGGACGGCGCGCCCGTGACGCCGGAGGCGAAGGCCGTGGCCGTGGATTCCATTCTCCGCCCACTCTTTCAGCGCTTGGCCGTCAGCCGCACCGCCGTCCGCCTGGCCCACTCCCGCGGGCTGAGCAGGGCGGCGCGGCGGTTCGTGATCGCCGAAGGGCTGGACGAGGCCATCCGCGGAGCGGCGGAGCTGAACGCGCAGGGTGTCGGTGTCACCCTGGACAACCTGGCCGAGTCGACGCGCAGCCTGGGGGAGGCCGAGGCGGCCGCCGCCGAGGTCCGCAGCATCCTGGAGGCGGCGGAGGCGGCGGGCCTGCCGGACACCAACGTCTCCGTCAAGCTGACGGGTTTCGGCATCGACCTCTCCGAGGCCGACTGCTACCGGCTGACCGAGGGGGTGGTCCGGCGGGCGGCGGCCGGGGGGCGCCTGGTCTGGATCGACATGGAGTCCTCGGCCTACGTCGACCGGACGCTGGCGACCTACCGGCGGCTGCGCGAAGCCGGCCTGGAGAACGTGGGCGTGGTGCTCCAGGCCTACCTCTACCGGACGCCGCAGGACCTGGAGGCCCTCTCCCCGTATCGCCCGGCGGTCCGCATCGTCAAGGGCGCCTACGCGGAGCCCCCGCGACGGGCCTTGCAGGACCGGCAGACCATCCGCCTCGCCTTCCGGCGGCTGGTCATGGCCAGCCTGCAGAATGGCAACTTCACCGCCATCGCCACCCATGACGACGAACTGATCGGGCCGCTCCGCCAGTCGCTTCGTGAGGCCGGCATCGACCGGACGCGCTTCGAGTGGCAGATGCTCTACGGGATCCGGCCCGAGCTGGCACGCCGGCTGGTGGCCGAGGGTGAGCACGTGCGGCTCTACGTCCCCTTCGGGCGCGCCTGGTTCCCCTACTTCATGCGCAGGTTGGCCGAGCGGCCGGCGGACCTGTGGCTGCTTCTGGGCCGCTGAACGGGAGTCCGCTGTAACCGTCCCGTAACCTTTCGCGCACCTCCGCCGGCGCTTCTGCGGCTCCTTTCCTCGAATCCCTCTCAGGGAAGTCCGTTTCGGAGGAAAGGAGTGAGGGAGCATGCAGAGGCCGAGGCGGGGCCTGATCGCGCTTTTCGCGCTGCTCGCGCTGGTCCTGGCGGTCACCCCGGGTCTCACGTCGGCCGCCGGGCCCAAGAAAGGGCAGGTGGCGACCGCGGTGCGCTTCGGGGACCTGGAGGAGTACCCCTGGGCGGAGGCGGCCGTCGAGGCGCTGGCGGAACGGGGCGTCTTCCAGGGCACCGCGGCGGGCACCTTCTCGCCCTCGGGCTTCACGAACAGGGCTGAGATGGCGGCGGTCCTGGGACGCCTGGAGGGTTGGCAGCCCACGCCGGCCCAGTCGGCCTACGCGGCACGCTTCCGCGACGCCGGCGCGATTCCGGCCTGGGCGCGGGCGTGGGTGGCCGTGGCGGCCCGGAACCGGGTCCTCATGGGTTACCCCGGCGGCCGGTTCCAGCCGCAGGAGAAGATCACCTGGGCGCAGCTGGCGGTGCTCGTCGCCCGCGTCTTCCAGTACCCGCCTGTGCCCGCCGGGCGGGTGGCCGAACTCCTGGCGGAGCTGCCGAGAGGGGCCCAGACGCCCTACTGGGCGGCGGAGGCGGTGGCCCAGAACGTGGAACAGGGGAACTTCCAGGGCGTGCTGCGCTACCTCTACGACCCGAACCGGCCGGTGACCCGGGCGGAGCTGGCGCTCTTCCTGGAGGCCGCGGTGGAGCACCGGAACCCGCAACCGCCGGCGCCGCAGCCCTCGGTGCTGGTGGGGACGGTGACCGCCGTCACGTATAGCGACATCACCCTGAGCCTGCCCCGCCTGCCGGCTGCCATCACGGTCACGCTGCCCCTGGCCGGCGACGTGAGCGTCAGCGTCTACGGCCAGCCGGGCAGCCTCGCGGACGTGACGGCGGGGGCACAGGTGCGGGTGACCGTGGACGCCGCGGCGCGCGTCACCTCCATCACCGTCCTGCCGCCGCCCCTGCCGGCTCCGGTCGAGTCGGTGACCGGCTTCGCCGTCGGCTGGAGCCCGGACGGCCGGACGCTCGGCGTCTATACGCCGACGGGTTCGTCGCCGGGTCTGCACAGCTACGTCCTCCTGCCCGGCGCGCGGGTCACGCTGGACGGCCAGCCGGCGGAGGGGAAGTCGGAGAGCCTTCTCGGCCAGAGCGTCAGCGTGGCGCTGGATGCGCAAGGGCAGGCCGTGGGCGTGGCCGCCACCACGCCGGCCGCGCCCGTGGTCCGCGTCTGGGGTTACCTGGTGGGCACGGCCACGGGCGGGACGACGGAGATC from Bacillota bacterium harbors:
- a CDS encoding LysM peptidoglycan-binding domain-containing protein; this translates as MKRSEHGLATRKGGFLRRVLVPVALAGLAVAWALPARPAQATSVYTVQPGDSLYAIGQAHGVDYRAIVTANELTSSWIYPGQRLFLPSPGQPYTVQPGDTLWKIAQRFGVGVAAIRSANGLQSDWIYPGQVFSIPTSTDPGGGARPPAPVPRPVVRLAPGERDLLARLVTAEAGGEPFLAQVGVAAVVLNRVRSPLFPDTVSGVIYQVDAWGNYQFTPVLNGWINRPATPSAYQAVDEALSGSDPTGGALYFWATGEISNTYLLGLPVTAQIGHVTFAL
- a CDS encoding proline dehydrogenase family protein; protein product: MQATDGAPVTPEAKAVAVDSILRPLFQRLAVSRTAVRLAHSRGLSRAARRFVIAEGLDEAIRGAAELNAQGVGVTLDNLAESTRSLGEAEAAAAEVRSILEAAEAAGLPDTNVSVKLTGFGIDLSEADCYRLTEGVVRRAAAGGRLVWIDMESSAYVDRTLATYRRLREAGLENVGVVLQAYLYRTPQDLEALSPYRPAVRIVKGAYAEPPRRALQDRQTIRLAFRRLVMASLQNGNFTAIATHDDELIGPLRQSLREAGIDRTRFEWQMLYGIRPELARRLVAEGEHVRLYVPFGRAWFPYFMRRLAERPADLWLLLGR
- a CDS encoding S-layer homology domain-containing protein translates to MQRPRRGLIALFALLALVLAVTPGLTSAAGPKKGQVATAVRFGDLEEYPWAEAAVEALAERGVFQGTAAGTFSPSGFTNRAEMAAVLGRLEGWQPTPAQSAYAARFRDAGAIPAWARAWVAVAARNRVLMGYPGGRFQPQEKITWAQLAVLVARVFQYPPVPAGRVAELLAELPRGAQTPYWAAEAVAQNVEQGNFQGVLRYLYDPNRPVTRAELALFLEAAVEHRNPQPPAPQPSVLVGTVTAVTYSDITLSLPRLPAAITVTLPLAGDVSVSVYGQPGSLADVTAGAQVRVTVDAAARVTSITVLPPPLPAPVESVTGFAVGWSPDGRTLGVYTPTGSSPGLHSYVLLPGARVTLDGQPAEGKSESLLGQSVSVALDAQGQAVGVAATTPAAPVVRVWGYLVGTATGGTTEIYRDGIFTPVDLGTHPLAFRGGQTVDPSTLSAGTPVVVDQKALADGSALVIVAGSAEP